From Pseudomonas sp. AN-1:
GTTGCACCTGCTCGACTGAGCAGGCGCAACTGCGCCGCCAGTTCCACCCTCCCCTCCACCCGACTCCACCCGCAAATCCACCCGCGGTTCGAAGCGCACCGCGCGGGTGGCTTGCTAAAAATCCGGCAACCCTTCTCCCTGCATAACAACAACCAAGGGAACTGCCATGTACACCCTGATCGACTACACCCTGGACAACGAACTGGCCCTGATCGGCCTGGCCCGCGCCCCGGTCAACGCCCTCGGTCTCACCCTGCGCCAGGAGCTGCAGGCTGCCTTCCGCCAGGCCAGCGCCGATCCGGCGGTCAAGGCCATGGTCGTCTACGGGCGCGGCCTGCCGTTCTGCGCCGGCGCCGACATCGCCGAGTTCGGCGGCGCCGACTTCACCGCCACCCCGGGCCTGCCCGAGCTGCTCATCGAGCTGGCCGGCAGCGCCAAGCCGATGATCGCCGCCGTCGGTGGTCTGGCCCTCGGCGGCGGCCTGGAGCTGGCCATGGCCTGCGGCTACCGCATCGGCGAGCCCAAGGCACGCCTGGGCATGCCGGAAATCACCCTCGGCCTGCTGCCCGGCGCCGGCGGCACCCAGCGCCTGCCGCGCCTGATCGGCGCCGAGACCGCCCTGGAAACCATCCTCTCCGGCCAGCCGCTGCGCGCCGAGCGCGCCCTCGAGCTGGGCCTGCTCGACCGCCTGGCCGACTCCGCCGAGGTGCTGCTGGATACCGCTCGCTCCTATGCCCGAGAGCTACTCGAGGAGAACGCACCGGCCTTCCCCGACTACCCGCATGCCGCGCCGGGCGCCGAGCTACCGGCCGGTTTCTTCACCGATTACACCGCCCGCAAGAACAGCCAGTGGAAGGGCCAGCTCGCCCCGCACCTGGCCCTGGAGGCGGTGCGCATCGCCTGCGAGCAGCCGCTGGCAGTGGGCCTGGCCCGCGAGCAGGAGCTGTTCATGGAGGCCATGGACTCGCCGCAGTCCCAGGCCCTGCGCCACCTGTTCTTCGCCGAGCGCGAGGCCGGCAAGGTGCCCGGCATCGACGCCTCGCTGCCGCTGCGCCCGATCAAGAAGGTCGCGGTGATCGGCGCCGGCACCATGGGTGGCGGCATCGCCATGAACTTCGCCAACATCGGCATGCCGGTGGTGCTGCTCGAGCAGAAGCGCGAGGCGCTGGATCGCGGCCTGGCGCAGATCCGCAAGAACTACGAGATCAGCGCCAAGCGCGGCAAGCTGACCCAGGAGCAGGTCGAGCAGCGCATGGCCCTGCTGGCCGGCACCCTCGACTACGCCGACCTGGCCGACGCCGACCTAGTGATCGAGGCGGTGTTCGAGAGCATGGAGGTCAAGCGCCAGGTGTTCGTCACCCTCGACGAGATCTGCAAGCCCGGCGCCATCCTCGCCACCAACACCTCGACCCTCGACGTCGACCAGATCGCCGCCTTCACCCGCCGCCCGCAGGACGTGATCGGCCTGCACTTCTTCAGCCCGGCCAACGTCATGCGCCTGCTGGAAGTGGTGCGCGGCAAGCAGACCGCCCTCGACGTGCTGGCCACCGCGCTCAAGCTGGGCAAGCAGATCGGCAAGCTGCCGGTGGTTTCCGGGGTGTGCTACGGCTTCATCGGCAACCGCATGCTCGAGCCCTACGCCCGCGAAGCGCACCGCCTGCTGCTGGAAGGCGCCACCCCGGCGCAGGTCGACCGCGTGCTCACCGATCTCGGCCTCAACATGGGCGTGCTGAGCATGTACGACCTGGTCGGCATCGACGTCGGCTACCTGATCCGCACCCCGCTGCGCGAGGCGCTGGCCACCGACCCCAGCTACTACCGCGTGGCCGACGAGCTCTACGCCCTCGGCCGCTACGGCCAGAAAACCGGCCGCGGCATGTACATCTACGAAGGCCGCGAGCGCCACGACGATCCGGAAGTGCTGGCCATGGCCGAGCGCCTGGCCGCCGAACTGGGCATCCAGCGCCGCGTCATCAGCGACCAGGAAATCCACGACCGCTGCCTGTTCGTGCTGATCAACGAAGGCATCCAGATCCTCGACGAAGGCATCGCCCTGCGCGCCGGCGACATCGACCTGGTGTGGACCTGCGGCTACGGCTTCCCCACCTGGCTGGGCGGCCCGCTGCACTATGCCGAACATCTGGGCCTCGAGCGCGTGCTCGGCGGCCTCAATCAGTACCGCGAGCAGCTCGGCGCCTACGGCGAGCAGTGGTTCAAGCCTGCCGCCCTGCTCGAGCGCCTGGTCGCCGCCGGCAAGACCCGCATCAGCAAAGACTAACCCGCAACTTTCCAGATAAAAACAAGGAAATACCCATGAACAAGCGTGAAGTGGTCATCGTCAGCGGTGCCCGTACGGCCATCGGCGACTTCGGCGGCAGCCTCAAGGACTTCTCCCCCAGCGATCTGGGCGCCATGGTCGCCCGCGAAGCCCTGCAGCGCGCCCAGGTGAACGGCGACGAGGTCGGCCAGGTGGTGTTCGGCAACGTCATCCATACCGAGCCGGTCGACATGTACATCTCCCGCGTGGTCGCCCTGAAGAGCGGCGTCAGCGAGCAGTCCACCGCCCTGACCGTCAACCGTCTGTGCGGTTCGGGCCTGCAGGCAATCGTCACTGCCGCCCAGGGCATCCTCCTCGGCGACGCCGACGTCGCCCTGGCCGGCGGCGCCGACTGCATGAGCCGCGCGCCATACTCCACCTCGGCGATGCGCTTCGGCGCACGCATGGGCGACACCGGCATGGTCGACATGATGGTCGGCGCCCTCACCGACCCGATGCACAAGGTGCACATGGGCGTCACCGCCGAGAACGTGCGCCGCACCTACGCCATCTCCCGCGAGGCGCAGGACGCGCTGGCGCTGGAATCCCATCGCCGCGCCGCCGTGGCCATCGAGGAAGGCCGCTTCAAGGAGCAGATCCTGCCGATCACCCTGAAGACCCGCCGCGGCGAAGTGGTGTTCGACACCGACGAGCACGTGCGCGACAACCTGACCCTCGAGGAGTTGAGCAAGCTCAAGCCGGCCTTCGAGCGCAACGACGGCAGCGTCACCGCCGGCAACGCCTCCAGCCTCAACGACGGCGCCGCCGCCGTGGTGCTGATGGAGCGCGCCACCGCCGAGCGCCGCGGCCTCAAGCCGATGGCCCGCCTGGTGTCCTACGCCCTGGCCGGGGTCGATCCGCTGCACATGGGCATCGGCCCGGTGCCGGCCACCAAGCTGGCCCTCGAGCGTGCCGGCCTGAACGTGGCCGACCTGGACGTGGTCGAGGCCAACGAGGCGTTCGCCGCCCAGGCCTGCGCGGTGATCCAGGAACTCGGTCTCGATCCGGCCAAGGTCAACCCCAACGGTTCCGGCATTTCCCTCGGTCATCCGATCGGCGCCACCGGCGCCATCATCACCCTCAAGGCCCTTTACGAACTCGAGCGCATCGGCGGCCGCTACGCCCTGGTGACCATGTGCATCGGCGGCGGCCAGGGCATCGCCGCGATCTTCGAACGCGTCTGAGAGAGGAATCCGACATGAAAGTACTGGTCGCGGTAAAACGCGTGGTCGACTACAACGTCAAGGTGCGGGTCAAGGCCGACAACAGCGGCGTCGATCTGGCCAACGTCAAGATGGCCATGAACCCCTTCTGCGAGATCGCCGTCGAGGAAGCAGTACGCCTCAAGGAAAAGGGCATCGCTACTGAAGTCGTCGTCGTCTCGGTTGGTCCGGCGACTGCCCAGGAGCAACTGCGCACCGCCCTGGCCCTCGGCGCCGACCGCGCCGTGCTGGTGGAAGCCAATGACGAGCTGGGCTCGCTGGCCGTCGCCAAGCTGCTCAAGGCCGTGGTCGACAAGGAGCAGCCGCAGCTGGTGATCCTCGGCAAGCAGGCCATCGACAGCGACAACAACCAGACCGGGCAGATGCTCGCCGCCCTGACCGGCTTCGCCCAGGGCACCTTCGCCTCCAGGGTCGAGGTCACTGGCGACAAGGTCAACGTCACCCGCGAGATCGACGGCGGCCTGCAGACCGTCGCCCTCAAGCTCCCCGCCATCGTCACCACCGACCTGCGCCTCAACGAGCCGCGCTACGCCTCCTTGCCCAACATCATGAAGGCCAAGAAGAAGCCGCTGGAGACCGTCACTCCGGAGGCGCTGGGCGTGTCCACCGCCTCCAGCGTCAAGGTGCTCAAGGTCGAGGCCCCGGCCGCGCGCAGCGCCGGCATCAAGGTCAAGTCGGTGGCCGAACTGGTCGAGAAACTGCAGAACGAAGCGAAGGTGATCTGAGATGGCAATCCTGGTAATCGCTGAACACAACAACAGTGCCCTGGCTGCCGCCACCCTCAACACCGTGGCCGCCGCCGCTCAGATCGGTGGCGATGTCCATATGCTGGTCGCAGGCCAAGGCTGCGGCGCGGTGGCCGAGGCTGCCGCCCAGGTCGCGGGCGTGGCCAAGGTGCTGCTCGCCGACGCCCCGGCCTACGCCCACCAGCTGCCGGAAAACGTCGCGCCGCTGATCGTCGAGCTGGCCCGTGGGACCTCGCCGGCCGCTTACAGCCACGTGCTGGCCCCGGCCACCACCAACGGCAAGAACTACCTGCCGCGCGTCGCCGCCCTGCTCGACGTCGACCAGATCTCCGAGATCGTCAAGGTGATCGGGGCCGACACCTTCCAGCGTCCGATCTACGCCGGCAACGCCATCGCCACCGTGCAGTCCGAGGCCTCAGTCAAGGTCATCACCGTGCGCAGCACCGGCTTCGACGCCGTGGCCGCCACCGGGGGAGGTGCCGCCATCGAGGCCATCGGCGCCTCCTGCGATGCCGGCGTGTCCAGCTTCGTCGGTGAGGAGCTGGCCAAGTCCGAACGTCCCGAGCTGACCGCCGCCAAGGTGGTGGTCTCCGGTGGTCGCGGCATGCAGAACGGCGACAACTTCCAGCTGCTCTACGGCGTGGCCGACAAGCTCGGTGCTGCCGTCGGTGCCTCGCGCGCCGCGGTGGACGCCGGCTTCGTGCCCAACGACATGCAGGTCGGCCAGACCGGCAAGATAGTCGCCCCGCAGCTGTACGTCGCCGTCGGCATCTCCGGCGCCATCCAGCACCTGGCCGGCATGAAGGATTCGAAAGTCATCGTGGCGATCAACAAGGACGAGGAGGCGCCGATCTTCCAGGTCGCCGACTACGGCCTGGTCGCCGACCTGTTCGAGGCCGTGCCGGAGCTGTCTAGTCTGCTTGGCTGATTCGCCAGGCGGCACCAGCAGCTATTGTTGCCGCCGGCACTCAGCGTGCGCTCGAGGACATGGGCAACCCACGGGTTGCCCATTTTCCTGCCTGCCGGTTTTCTGCGAAGAAATTTGAGGTCACGAAATGCAACGCGAATACATGGAATTCGACGTGGTCATCGTCGGCGCTGGCCCTGCCGGACTGTCGGCCGCCTGCCGCCTGAAGCAGAAGGCCGCCGAAGCCGGCCAGGAGCTCAGCGTCTGCGTGGTGGAAAAAGGCTCCGAAGTCGGCGCCCACATCCTCTCCGGCGCGGTGTTCGAACCGCGCGCGCTGGCCGAACTGTTCCCCGACTGGAAGAGCCTCGGCGCCCCGCTCAACACCCCGGTCAAGCGCGACGACATCTACCTGCTGAAGAGCAGCGAGGCCGCCACCAGGATCCCCGACTTCGCCGTGCCCAAGACCATGCACAACGAAGGCAACTACATCATCTCCCTGGGCAACCTGTGCCGCTGGCTGGCCCAGCAGGCCGAGAATCTGGGCGTGGAGATCTACCCGGGCTTCGCCGCCCAGGAAGCGCTGATCGACGAGCAGGGCGTGGTGCGCGGCATCGTCACCGGCGATCTGGGCGTCGACCACGAAGGCCAGCCGAAGGACGGCCTGTACACCCCGGGCATGGAACTGCGCGCCAAGTACACCCTGTTCGCCGAAGGCTGCCGCGGCCATATCGGCAAGCAGCTGATCCAGCGCTACAAGCTCGACGCCAGGGCCGACGCCCAGCACTACGGCATCGGCATCAAGGAGCTGTGGGAGATCGACCCGGCGAAACACGAGCAGGGCCTGGTGGTGCACACCGCCGGCTGGCCGCTCAACGACGACAACCCCGGCGGCTCCTTCCTCTATCACCTGGAGAACAACCAGGTGGTGGTCGGCCTGATCGTCGACCTGTCCTACAGCAACCCCTACCTGTCGCCGTTCGACGAGTTCCAGCGCTACAAGCACCACCCGGTGATCAGGCAGTACCTGGAGGGCGGCAAGCGCATCGCCTACGGCGCCCGCGCCATCTGCAAGGGTGGCCTCAACTCGCTGCCGAAGATGGTGTTCCCCGGCGGCGCGCTGATCGGCTGCGATCTGGGCACCCTCAACTTCGCCAAGATCAAGGGCAGCCACACCGCGATGAAGTCCGGCATGCTGGCCGCCGAGGCGATCGTCGAGGCGCTGGGTGCCGGCCGCGAGGGCGGCGACGAGCTGAACAACTACGTCAAGGCCTTCGAGGACAGCTGGCTGTACGACGAGCTGTTCCGCAGCCGCAACTTCGGCGCGGCGATGCACAAGTTCGGCGCCATCCTCGGCGGCGCGTTCAACTTCGTCGACCAGAACCTGTTCGGCGGCAAGATTCCGCTGACCCTGCACGACAACAAGCCGGACTACGCCTGCCTGAAGCCGGCCGCCGAGTCGCAGAAGATCGACTACCCCAAGCCGGACGGCAAACTGAGCTTCGACAAGCTGTCCTCGGTGTTCCTCTCCAACACCAACCACGAGGAAGACCAGCCCTGCCACCTGAAGCTGGCCGACGCCTCGATCCCGCTCACCAAGAACCTGCCGCTGTACGACGAGCCGGCGCAGCGCTACTGCCCGGCCGGGGTGTACGAGATCGTCACCCAGGAAAGCGGCGAGAAGAAGTTCCAGATCAACGCGCAGAACTGCGTGCACTGCAAGACCTGCGACATCAAGGACCCGGCGCAGAACATCACCTGGATGACCCCGGAGGGCACCGGCGGGCCGACCTATCCCAACATGTGACGGCATGGTCCGCTCGGCTCAGCGGGGAGCCGAGCGGGCGGCAGCGGGCCCGGTCCTGAGCAGGATTCAGCGGGTGTGCTGCAAGGCGTCGAGGAAGTGCTCGAGGATCAGGTTCTGCCGGCGCCCCTTGCGGGTGGCGACCGCCAGCCGGACGTCGAAGGACAGGCGCTGCGGATTCAGCGGCGCCATCAGCCCCCGGTCCACCCAGGTCGCCGCGTAGTGATCGGGCAGGAAGCCGATGTAGCCGCCGGTGAGGATCAGGAAGGCGATGCCCTCGCGGTCGGTGGCCGAGGCGGTGGCGTTGAGCCGCTGGTGCAGGCCGATCGCCTCGGCGGTCATCCCGTAGCTGGGCACCACCGCATCGGCGCGCCCCAGTTCCTCGTCGCTCACCGTGGCGGCGCGGGTGAACAGCGGGTGCTCGTGGCTGCAGTACAGGCATGAGCGCTCCTCGTAGAGCAGGCTGTACTCCAGGCCCGACAGCGGGGTGATCAGCGGCAGCGCGCCGACGTGCAGGCGTCCGTCCAGCAGCCCGCGCTCGATCTCGCCCGGCTTGCTCATGCTGATGTTGATGCGCACCCCGGCGCCCTGCGCCCGCAGCCCCTTGAGGGCCTGGGTGATGCGCATCCGCGGCTGGGTCACCAGGTTGTTGACGATGCCGATGTTGAGGTCGCCGCGCAGCTGCCGGTGCAGCAGGTTGACCTCGCTGCGGAAACCCTCGATGGCCGCCAGTACCACCTCGCCGGCACGCAGCACCTCGCGGCCCTCGTCGGTGAGGGCGAAGCCGGCCCGACCGCGCTGGCACAGGCGCATGCCGAGGCGCTTCTCCAGGTCGCTCATGTGCAGGCTGATCGCCGAGCGGCTGATGCCCAGGGCGCTTTCGGCGGCGGAGAAGCTGCCGCACTCGGCCACCGTCTTGAACAGC
This genomic window contains:
- a CDS encoding electron transfer flavoprotein-ubiquinone oxidoreductase, whose product is MQREYMEFDVVIVGAGPAGLSAACRLKQKAAEAGQELSVCVVEKGSEVGAHILSGAVFEPRALAELFPDWKSLGAPLNTPVKRDDIYLLKSSEAATRIPDFAVPKTMHNEGNYIISLGNLCRWLAQQAENLGVEIYPGFAAQEALIDEQGVVRGIVTGDLGVDHEGQPKDGLYTPGMELRAKYTLFAEGCRGHIGKQLIQRYKLDARADAQHYGIGIKELWEIDPAKHEQGLVVHTAGWPLNDDNPGGSFLYHLENNQVVVGLIVDLSYSNPYLSPFDEFQRYKHHPVIRQYLEGGKRIAYGARAICKGGLNSLPKMVFPGGALIGCDLGTLNFAKIKGSHTAMKSGMLAAEAIVEALGAGREGGDELNNYVKAFEDSWLYDELFRSRNFGAAMHKFGAILGGAFNFVDQNLFGGKIPLTLHDNKPDYACLKPAAESQKIDYPKPDGKLSFDKLSSVFLSNTNHEEDQPCHLKLADASIPLTKNLPLYDEPAQRYCPAGVYEIVTQESGEKKFQINAQNCVHCKTCDIKDPAQNITWMTPEGTGGPTYPNM
- a CDS encoding electron transfer flavoprotein subunit beta/FixA family protein yields the protein MKVLVAVKRVVDYNVKVRVKADNSGVDLANVKMAMNPFCEIAVEEAVRLKEKGIATEVVVVSVGPATAQEQLRTALALGADRAVLVEANDELGSLAVAKLLKAVVDKEQPQLVILGKQAIDSDNNQTGQMLAALTGFAQGTFASRVEVTGDKVNVTREIDGGLQTVALKLPAIVTTDLRLNEPRYASLPNIMKAKKKPLETVTPEALGVSTASSVKVLKVEAPAARSAGIKVKSVAELVEKLQNEAKVI
- a CDS encoding electron transfer flavoprotein subunit alpha/FixB family protein, with the translated sequence MAILVIAEHNNSALAAATLNTVAAAAQIGGDVHMLVAGQGCGAVAEAAAQVAGVAKVLLADAPAYAHQLPENVAPLIVELARGTSPAAYSHVLAPATTNGKNYLPRVAALLDVDQISEIVKVIGADTFQRPIYAGNAIATVQSEASVKVITVRSTGFDAVAATGGGAAIEAIGASCDAGVSSFVGEELAKSERPELTAAKVVVSGGRGMQNGDNFQLLYGVADKLGAAVGASRAAVDAGFVPNDMQVGQTGKIVAPQLYVAVGISGAIQHLAGMKDSKVIVAINKDEEAPIFQVADYGLVADLFEAVPELSSLLG
- a CDS encoding 3-hydroxyacyl-CoA dehydrogenase NAD-binding domain-containing protein translates to MYTLIDYTLDNELALIGLARAPVNALGLTLRQELQAAFRQASADPAVKAMVVYGRGLPFCAGADIAEFGGADFTATPGLPELLIELAGSAKPMIAAVGGLALGGGLELAMACGYRIGEPKARLGMPEITLGLLPGAGGTQRLPRLIGAETALETILSGQPLRAERALELGLLDRLADSAEVLLDTARSYARELLEENAPAFPDYPHAAPGAELPAGFFTDYTARKNSQWKGQLAPHLALEAVRIACEQPLAVGLAREQELFMEAMDSPQSQALRHLFFAEREAGKVPGIDASLPLRPIKKVAVIGAGTMGGGIAMNFANIGMPVVLLEQKREALDRGLAQIRKNYEISAKRGKLTQEQVEQRMALLAGTLDYADLADADLVIEAVFESMEVKRQVFVTLDEICKPGAILATNTSTLDVDQIAAFTRRPQDVIGLHFFSPANVMRLLEVVRGKQTALDVLATALKLGKQIGKLPVVSGVCYGFIGNRMLEPYAREAHRLLLEGATPAQVDRVLTDLGLNMGVLSMYDLVGIDVGYLIRTPLREALATDPSYYRVADELYALGRYGQKTGRGMYIYEGRERHDDPEVLAMAERLAAELGIQRRVISDQEIHDRCLFVLINEGIQILDEGIALRAGDIDLVWTCGYGFPTWLGGPLHYAEHLGLERVLGGLNQYREQLGAYGEQWFKPAALLERLVAAGKTRISKD
- a CDS encoding LysR family transcriptional regulator, producing MPRKTPLSQVSDFDLRLLRLFKTVAECGSFSAAESALGISRSAISLHMSDLEKRLGMRLCQRGRAGFALTDEGREVLRAGEVVLAAIEGFRSEVNLLHRQLRGDLNIGIVNNLVTQPRMRITQALKGLRAQGAGVRINISMSKPGEIERGLLDGRLHVGALPLITPLSGLEYSLLYEERSCLYCSHEHPLFTRAATVSDEELGRADAVVPSYGMTAEAIGLHQRLNATASATDREGIAFLILTGGYIGFLPDHYAATWVDRGLMAPLNPQRLSFDVRLAVATRKGRRQNLILEHFLDALQHTR
- a CDS encoding acetyl-CoA C-acyltransferase family protein translates to MNKREVVIVSGARTAIGDFGGSLKDFSPSDLGAMVAREALQRAQVNGDEVGQVVFGNVIHTEPVDMYISRVVALKSGVSEQSTALTVNRLCGSGLQAIVTAAQGILLGDADVALAGGADCMSRAPYSTSAMRFGARMGDTGMVDMMVGALTDPMHKVHMGVTAENVRRTYAISREAQDALALESHRRAAVAIEEGRFKEQILPITLKTRRGEVVFDTDEHVRDNLTLEELSKLKPAFERNDGSVTAGNASSLNDGAAAVVLMERATAERRGLKPMARLVSYALAGVDPLHMGIGPVPATKLALERAGLNVADLDVVEANEAFAAQACAVIQELGLDPAKVNPNGSGISLGHPIGATGAIITLKALYELERIGGRYALVTMCIGGGQGIAAIFERV